Proteins encoded within one genomic window of Oryza brachyantha chromosome 7, ObraRS2, whole genome shotgun sequence:
- the LOC107304550 gene encoding uncharacterized protein LOC107304550 isoform X2: MGKKKKPRRGRESSSSHESTGDEMSAEEATTPPRRSLHGRSTTEAKRNTRNKLELRCSQAEVIIRMLEQIKEDTSEMHKRSNKLIMKQLNKLTESHDELRKQLELHINGSSGDDSSICSQVLFLLP, encoded by the exons ATGGGCAAGAAAAAGAAGCCACGGAGGGGGCGTGAATCAAGCTCCAGCCATGAGAG CACAGGTGACGAGATGTCTGCAGAGGAGGCAACCACACCTCCAAGAAGATCTTTGCATGGCCGTTCTACAACTGAAGCCAAACGAAATACAAGGAACAAATTAGAG TTAAGGTGCTCTCAGGCTGAGGTGATCATCCGGATGCTGGAACAGATCAAGGAAGACACAAGTGAAATGCATAAACGGTCAAACAAGCTTATTATGAAACAACTGAACAAGCTTACTGAAAGTCACGATGAACTACGCAAACAACTGGAGCTGCATATCAATGGCTCAAGTGGTGATGATTCTTCGATCTGCTCCCAGGTGTTGTTTTTGCTaccatga
- the LOC107304550 gene encoding calmodulin-binding protein 60 B-like isoform X1, translating into MNYANNWSCISMAQVVMILRSAPRSEINQVQQLPKYRLEFTCEVNDEIEKGKVIETKNQEKTISVVLYDDHNEIVANGPYASAKVMLVVINGEFNKHGNQYNWSRKDFERNIKRPKEGNLSMGDEHQSEVESIVSNCIFKLDGGVKSHSDATILYNSCNKKVRLGAMVLSPTEERVLEGLSNLFFVRGHDRPGRQRSNPRAATLQLTENTVTDAITQASIPRHHVLPPVLQATYTPPAGI; encoded by the exons ATGAACTACGCAAACAACTGGAGCTGCATATCAATGGCTCAAGTGGTGATGATTCTTCGATCTGCTCCCAG GTCCGAAATAAATCAAGTGCAGCAGCTACCAAAATACCGACTAGAATTCACATGTGAGGTGAATGACGAAATTGAAAAGGGGAAAGTCATAGAGACAAAAAATCAAGAGAAAACGATAAGTGTAGTTCTGTATGATGATCATAATGAGATTGTAGCAAATGGACCGTATGCTTCTGCAAAAGTTATGTTGGTTGTCATTAACGGAGAGTTCAATAAACATGGTAATCAATACAACTGGTCGAGAAAGGACTTCGAGAGAAACATAAAGAGACCAAAAGAAGGAAATTTATCAATGGGAGATGAGCATCAGTCAGAAGTAGAATCGATAGTGAGTAATTGCATCTTTAAACTCGATGGTGGGGTCAAAAGTCACAGTGATGCTACAATTTTGTATAACTCGTGTAATAAGAAGGTCAGGCTTGGGGCGATGGTATTGTCGCCGACAGAAGAACGAGTTCTTGAAGGATTATCGAATCTCTTCTTTGTTCGGGGCCATGATAGGCCAGGGAGACAGA GATCCAATCCACGTGCGGCAACGTTACAGCTCACGGAAAACACTGTTACAGACGCAATT aCACAGGCTTCGATACCACGGCATCATGTTCTTCCCCCGGTACTCCAAGCTACATACACCCCACCAGCTGGTATATAG